Sequence from the bacterium genome:
CGCCGGATCGATGTCGAGCACACCGACCTCGCTGGCCATCAACACCAGACCGTCGTCGGTGACCCAGTAACGACTCGGTCGCAACCCGTTGCGGTCCAGCACCGCGCCGATCAAGGTGCCGTCGGTGAAGGCCACGCTGGCGGGACCGTCCCATGGCTCCATCAGCGACGCGTGGAAGCGATAGAAAGAGCGCTTCGCCGCGTCCATCGTCTCGTGGTTCTCCCACGCCTCGGGGATCATCATCAGCACCGCGTGGGGCAGGCTGCGCCCACCGAGGTGGAGCAGTTCGAGCACCTCGTCGAAGCTCGCCGAATCGCTTGCTCCTGGCGTGCAGATCGGGAAGGCACGATCGAGTCCGGGCAGCAGGTTGCTCTCCAGCAGCGACTCGCGGGTGCGCATCCAGTTGCGGTTGCCCTGCACCGTGTTGATCTCGCCGTTGTGGGCGATGTAGCGGTACGGGTGAGCCCTCTCCCAGCTCGGAAACGTGTTCGTCGAAAACCGCGAATGCGCCAGCGCGAGCCCCGTTTCCATCGAGGGATCGTTCAATTCGGGGAAAAAGAGTTCGACCTGCTCGGTGTTGAGCATCCCCTTGTAGACGATCGTCCGCGAGGAGAGGCTCGCGACGTAAAAGGACGCCCCGCCGTTCATCCCGAAACGGATCGCGTTCTCCGCCCGCTTGCGGATGACGTAGAGCTTCCGTTCAAAATCGAGCGCGTCCGTAGGGGCACGGCGCGCCGTGCCCTTACCGGCCGCGATGAACACCTGCCGCACCGCGGGCTCGGAGAACTTGGCGGTCTCGCCGAGCGAATCGTTGACCGTGGGCACGGTCCGCCAGCCGATCACGCCTTGCCCCTCGGCCTTGACAATCTCTTCGAACTTGGCCTCGCAGCGTTTTCGGTCCTTCTCGCCCCGGGGCAGGAAGACCATGCCGACGCCGTAGGTCCCCGCGGCCGGGAGGGCGAAACCCGCCTTTTTCGTCTCCTTCTCCAAGAACGCGTGGGGGACCTGCAGGAGGATCCCCGCTCCGTCGCCGGTGTTCACCTCGCAACCGCAAGCCCCGCGATGGCGGAGGTTCATGAGGACGTCCAAGCCCTGGCGGATGATTTCGTGGGACTTGCGGCCCTTCAGATTCGCCACGAAACCGACGCCGCAGGCGTCGTGCTCGTACTTGGGATCGTACAGCCCTTGCTTTCCGGGCGCCGTGATCGTCTTCATACGGACTCCTCTTCTCTCTTTTCCTTCATCAACAAGTCCAGAAACAAGTCGGCGTTCTTGTGCAATTTCTTCCCGCGCCGGTGGATGAAGCCCAGCGGCCGCCTGAACCCGTTCGGGCTGAAACCGATCGCGGCGAGCGTCCCGGTCTTGACCTCGCGCGCAAAGGTCGGCTTGGGCAGGAGCGAAACCCCGGAGCCGACCTCCACCGCGCTCTTGATGGCCTCGATGTTGTCGAACTCGAGGACGGTCTCCACGCCGACCCCGTGCTTCTTGAGAAAACGGTCGATCTCGCGCCGGATGGCCAGCTCCGGCTCGAAGGCCACGAACTTCTCGCCGGCAATCTGCTTGAGCCGGACCTCTCCCTGCCGCGCGAGCCGGTGGTTCGGCGGACAGGCGAGCGCCATCTCCTCCGTGCACCAGGGGATGACGGTCAAGTCCCGCCGTGCCCGGGGAAACGAAACGATGCCGAAGTCCGCGTCGCCGGCGAGCACGGCGTCGTAGACGCGGTTGGGGTGGAGGTAGTCCACCTCCACGCGCGTGCCCGGGTGCGCTTCGGTGAAACGCCGGATGTCGTCGTTCATCGGCCCCAGACCCACGGAGTAGATCGAGGCGATGCGGACGACCGATCCGATCTCGCCATGCAGACTCCTCACCCGCTCCTCGGTCTCGAAGTAGCGCTCCACCACCGCGCGGCAGCCGTCATAGAAGGCCTTGCCCTCGGCCGTGAGCTTCCACGGCCGCTGCGAGCGGTCGATCAAGGCGACACCCAACCGCTCCTCCAACTGGTGGACGATGAGACTCGCCGCCGACTGGGTGACGCCGTTCTCCTTCGCGCCCCGCGAGAAACTGCGGAGCCGGACGACGTCGCAAAAGGTTTTAAGCGCTTCGATCTGCATAGGGGCGGACTTCGACGGCTAGCATAAGTATTACTTATGTCCAGATCTTTTTGTATTCGATTTTATGATAATAAAGTGACGAGGAAAATAAGGTTATAACTGACTGAAATTACTTAGGAATCAACGCCCCGAGATATACTCGTTGAGGTATTGGATCGTGGTCTGCTGCTCGGACAACTCCCAAGCCATGACGTCCCCGATGGAGACGAGTCCCTTGAGCTTGCCGTTCTCGACGACCGGCAGGTGGCGGATGCGTTTCTGGGTCATGGCCAGACGGCACTCGTCGATGGTGG
This genomic interval carries:
- a CDS encoding glutamate synthase subunit alpha, with protein sequence MKTITAPGKQGLYDPKYEHDACGVGFVANLKGRKSHEIIRQGLDVLMNLRHRGACGCEVNTGDGAGILLQVPHAFLEKETKKAGFALPAAGTYGVGMVFLPRGEKDRKRCEAKFEEIVKAEGQGVIGWRTVPTVNDSLGETAKFSEPAVRQVFIAAGKGTARRAPTDALDFERKLYVIRKRAENAIRFGMNGGASFYVASLSSRTIVYKGMLNTEQVELFFPELNDPSMETGLALAHSRFSTNTFPSWERAHPYRYIAHNGEINTVQGNRNWMRTRESLLESNLLPGLDRAFPICTPGASDSASFDEVLELLHLGGRSLPHAVLMMIPEAWENHETMDAAKRSFYRFHASLMEPWDGPASVAFTDGTLIGAVLDRNGLRPSRYWVTDDGLVLMASEVGVLDIDPA
- a CDS encoding LysR family transcriptional regulator — its product is MQIEALKTFCDVVRLRSFSRGAKENGVTQSAASLIVHQLEERLGVALIDRSQRPWKLTAEGKAFYDGCRAVVERYFETEERVRSLHGEIGSVVRIASIYSVGLGPMNDDIRRFTEAHPGTRVEVDYLHPNRVYDAVLAGDADFGIVSFPRARRDLTVIPWCTEEMALACPPNHRLARQGEVRLKQIAGEKFVAFEPELAIRREIDRFLKKHGVGVETVLEFDNIEAIKSAVEVGSGVSLLPKPTFAREVKTGTLAAIGFSPNGFRRPLGFIHRRGKKLHKNADLFLDLLMKEKREEESV